A genomic region of Ammospiza nelsoni isolate bAmmNel1 chromosome 3, bAmmNel1.pri, whole genome shotgun sequence contains the following coding sequences:
- the ATF3 gene encoding cyclic AMP-dependent transcription factor ATF-3: MMVQHSGQVSALEVSASAIVPTLSPAGSLGFDDFTNLTPLVKEELRFAIQNKRQFHRMSSTLDTVTVSERPVETSMLKTEFSPEEDERKKRRRERNKIAAAKCRNKKKEKTECLQKESEKLETINAELKAQIEELKNEKQHLIYMLNLHRPTCIVRAQNGRTPEDERNLFIQQIKEGTLQG; the protein is encoded by the exons aTGATGGTCCAACACTCAGGCCAGGTATCTGCATTAGAAGTCAGCGCCTCCGCAATTGTTCCCACTTTGTCCCCTGCAGGGTCACTGGGGTTTGATGATTTCACAAATTTAACCCCTCTGGTGAAGGAGGAACTGAGGTTTGCCATTCAGAACAAGCGTCAGTTCCATAGGATGTCTTCCACTTTGGACACAGTGACTGTTTCTGAAAGGCCAGTTGAAACATCAATGCTGAAAACAGAG TTTTCTCCTGAAgaggatgaaagaaaaaagagaagaagagaaaggaataaaattgcagcagcaaagtgccgaaacaaaaagaaggaaaaaacagaatgTTTGCAAAAA GAATCGGAGAAGCTGGAGACGATCAATGCGGAGCTGAAAGCCCAGATTGAGGAGTTGAAGAACGAGAAGCAGCATTTGATATACATGCTCAACCTGCACAGGCCCACCTGCATAGTCCGTGCACAGAACGGGAGGACACCTGAGGATGAAAGAAATCTTTTTATTCAACAGATCAAAGAAGGCACATTGCAAGGTTAA